The genomic interval CTAGCAGCCTATAGATACAGATATAATTAGGCAGTTTTATGGGATAAATGTTATATATAATTTAAGAATTCTTAGATTTTACTCGTATCTTTAAGGCATATTGCCATTTTTTTAATAAGCCTTTTAACCAAATTCTTCAATTACATTTTACATATGCACCCTTCAAAAATAAAGTTACTTACAAAAAGCCTTTATATACCTTTACTGGCGTTTTTAGTGGCTGTAGGCTTTTCTTCCTGCCATAAGGAAGAGAAAGGAGATCCCAGAATTCTGGTTTTCTCCAAAACTACAGGTTTCAGGCATGCTTCCATTGAAGCTGGTGCGGCTGCACTCATGAAACTGGGTACAGAAAATGGCTTTAAAGTGGATACCACCGAAGATGCCTCCAAATTTACTGAAGCCAACCTTAAACAATATAGTGCGGTAGTATTTCTGAATACTACCCAGGATGTACTGGATTATGTGCAGCAATCTAATTTTGAGCGCTATATTCAGGCTGGAGGTGGCTTTGTAGGCGTTCACTCCGCTACTGATACCGAATACAACTGGCCCTGGTATAATAAACTAGTAGGCGCTTATTTTGATAGCCATCCAGAGCAGCAGGAAGCAGTTATTCATGTGGCTGATCAAAATCATCCGTCTACCGAAGGTTTACCCAAAGACTGGAAACGTTTTGATGAATGGTATAATTTCAAATCTCTGAATCCGGATGTAAAAGTACTCGCCTGGCTGGATGAAAAAACATATAAAGGCGGAAAGAATGGCGATAAACATCCTTTTGCCTGGTATCATGACTATGATGGCGGACGTGCTTTCTATACGGCTGGCGGCCATACGGACGAGAGCTATAAAGATGCTCAGTTTCTCAAACATCTCCTGGGCGGGCTCAAATATGCAATGGGGGGAAGCAAGCCGGTAAACTTCACCTTGGCTAAAACGGAAAGTGTACCAGAACAAAACCGCTTTGTTAAAACCGAACTGGCTTTTAAACTGGATGAACCTATGGAACTGGCTGTAACCAGCGATGACAGGGTATTTTTTGTGGAAAGAAAAGGCAAAGTTAAAATGTATGATCCCAAAACCGGTCAAACTTCTGTAGTCGGAGACATTCCGGTAAATACCAAATACAACGGGGGCAAAGAGGCCGAGGATGGATTGCTGGGTATTACTTTAGATCCCGGCTTCGACCGTAATCGTCAGATCTATTTGTTCTATTCTCCGGTTGGCAGTGTGCCTAAACAAAATATCTCCAGATTTACGCTTACCAAAGACAATAAAGTGAATCTGGCTTCTGAACAATTAATCATCGCCATTCCTACCCAGCGGGATGAATGCTGCCACTCAGGTGGGTCACTTGCTTTTGATAGAGATGGAAATCTGTTTATATCCGCTGGTGATAATACCAATCCTTTCGCATCGGATGGATATTCTCCGGTAGACGAACGTCCGGGTAGAAGTGCCTGGGATGCTCAGAAATCTTCTGCCAATATGAATGACCTACGGGGTAAAATCCTGCGGATTCATCCGGAAAAAAATGGCGGATATACTGTTCCGGATGGCAATTTGTTTCCGAAAGATGGTTCTAAAGGGAAACCAGAAATTTATGCGATGGGTATGCGTAACCCCTATCGTATCGCCATTGACCATAAGCAGTATTACTTATATTGGGGTGATGTAGGTCCGGATGCGGGCAAAGACAGTCTGCAAGGTCCTCGTGGGCATGATGAAGTAAACCAGGCACGTAAACCCGGATTTTTCGGATGGCCGTATTTTGTAGGGGATAATAAAGCATATAATAAGGTTAATTTTGCTGCAAACCAGATTGGGGCACCGCATGACCCGAAAGCACCTAAAAATACTTCTCCTAATAACACTGGTTTGCAGGATCTGCCTCCGGCACAAAAAGCCTTTATCTTTTACCCCTATGCCGAATCAGCCGAGTTTCCGGAAGTAGGCAAAGGCGGACGTTCAGCTATGGCTGGTCCTACCTATTATTACGATGATTTCAGTGCTGATTCCCAGGTGAAATTCCCCAAATATTATGATGGCAAACTGCTGATTTATGAATGGATGAGAGGATGGATACAGGCAGTTACCTTGAAAGACAACGGCGATTTTGACCATATGGAGCCAGTAGCTTCACATATCAAAATGGAGAAACCCAGTGATATGGAATTTGGCAAAGACGGAACTTTATATATAATTGAATATGGAACCAACTGGTTTGCGGCCAATGATGATGCTAAACTGATAAAAATTCAATATGTACAAGGGAACCGGGCACCTGTAGTTTTGGCTAAGGCTGATAATAACGTAGGCGCTGCTCCCTTGAAGGTAAAATTTTCCAGTGAAGGTACCCACGATCTGGATGGAGATCAATTATCCTACGACTGGCGTTTTATCGATCAGCGGATTAATTCGAATGATCCTAACCCTGAATTCACGTTTGAAAAGCCTGGTGTGTATAATGCAACGCTTACGGTAACCGATGCCAAAGGCAAAAGCACTGTTTCTACCATTGAAGTAAAAGCTGGCAATAGTATGCCAATTATTGCCGTAAATACTGGTGGTAACTCTACTTTCTTCTGGGACAATGCGCCCGTGAATTATACCGTAGATGTAACCGATAAAGAAGATGGCAGCATGAAAGCTGGTAATATTGATGCTTCCCGTATTAAAGTATACCTTGATTACCTGCCACAGGGCCAGGATATGGTTCAGGTATTGGGCCATCAGACCAAAGATGCAGAAACAGAACCTGCCAGTACACATCCCGGCCTGGAACTGATCAATAAGAGCGATTGTAAAGCATGCCATTCTATTGATAAGAAATCTATTGGACCGGCTTACCGGGATGTAGCAAAAAAATACAAAGAAGATAAGAGTGCAGCAGACCGTCTGGCCAGGAAGGTAATTAGTGGAGGAAATGGCGTATGGGGCGAAAATATGATGAGTGCCCACCCACAATTATCTCTGGATGTTACCAAAGAAATGGTAAGCTATATCCTTACGCTGGCTGATGAGAAGCAAGCCAAAGAGAGTATTGAGCCGGTAGGTTCTTTTACAGCTAACCAGCATCAGGGCAAAGGCGAAGAAGGTTCTTATGTAATTTCAGCCTATTATACCGACAAAGGCAGCAAAGAAGTAGGTCCGCTGATGAGCCGGGGAATGTTGATTCTGCGCCATCCTAAGGTGCAGGCTGAAAGCTACGATGAAGCCAGAGCTGCCCAGAAAACCAAATTCGGAGATGAGTTTCTGGTTACCGGTATGACAAACAACTCTTATATTTCCTTCAAAAACATGGATCTGACAGATGTAAGCAAACTTACCTTCAGCTATAATGCCATGAAGATCACAGGAACAGTGGAAGTGCGCCTGGATAAACCGGAAGGAAATGTAGTTGCAAGCGCTAGTGTTTCGCCAAGTGCCGAAATGAAATGGTACGAAATGGCTGCTCCTGTAAATGCTACCAGTGGAAAACATACTCTCTATGTAGTATTTAAAGCAGAGGGTAATCAGCCAGGCGGAAGCTTTAACCTGAACTGGATTTATTTCCACAATGGTCAAACCCCTGCCAAAAGCCAGACAATATCCATGAAGTAGTTTTGGTTTAATACTATAGATCACATATTTTGATAGCGCAGGCTGAAGG from Rhodocytophaga rosea carries:
- a CDS encoding ThuA domain-containing protein yields the protein MHPSKIKLLTKSLYIPLLAFLVAVGFSSCHKEEKGDPRILVFSKTTGFRHASIEAGAAALMKLGTENGFKVDTTEDASKFTEANLKQYSAVVFLNTTQDVLDYVQQSNFERYIQAGGGFVGVHSATDTEYNWPWYNKLVGAYFDSHPEQQEAVIHVADQNHPSTEGLPKDWKRFDEWYNFKSLNPDVKVLAWLDEKTYKGGKNGDKHPFAWYHDYDGGRAFYTAGGHTDESYKDAQFLKHLLGGLKYAMGGSKPVNFTLAKTESVPEQNRFVKTELAFKLDEPMELAVTSDDRVFFVERKGKVKMYDPKTGQTSVVGDIPVNTKYNGGKEAEDGLLGITLDPGFDRNRQIYLFYSPVGSVPKQNISRFTLTKDNKVNLASEQLIIAIPTQRDECCHSGGSLAFDRDGNLFISAGDNTNPFASDGYSPVDERPGRSAWDAQKSSANMNDLRGKILRIHPEKNGGYTVPDGNLFPKDGSKGKPEIYAMGMRNPYRIAIDHKQYYLYWGDVGPDAGKDSLQGPRGHDEVNQARKPGFFGWPYFVGDNKAYNKVNFAANQIGAPHDPKAPKNTSPNNTGLQDLPPAQKAFIFYPYAESAEFPEVGKGGRSAMAGPTYYYDDFSADSQVKFPKYYDGKLLIYEWMRGWIQAVTLKDNGDFDHMEPVASHIKMEKPSDMEFGKDGTLYIIEYGTNWFAANDDAKLIKIQYVQGNRAPVVLAKADNNVGAAPLKVKFSSEGTHDLDGDQLSYDWRFIDQRINSNDPNPEFTFEKPGVYNATLTVTDAKGKSTVSTIEVKAGNSMPIIAVNTGGNSTFFWDNAPVNYTVDVTDKEDGSMKAGNIDASRIKVYLDYLPQGQDMVQVLGHQTKDAETEPASTHPGLELINKSDCKACHSIDKKSIGPAYRDVAKKYKEDKSAADRLARKVISGGNGVWGENMMSAHPQLSLDVTKEMVSYILTLADEKQAKESIEPVGSFTANQHQGKGEEGSYVISAYYTDKGSKEVGPLMSRGMLILRHPKVQAESYDEARAAQKTKFGDEFLVTGMTNNSYISFKNMDLTDVSKLTFSYNAMKITGTVEVRLDKPEGNVVASASVSPSAEMKWYEMAAPVNATSGKHTLYVVFKAEGNQPGGSFNLNWIYFHNGQTPAKSQTISMK